Proteins encoded together in one Lysinibacillus sp. FSL K6-0232 window:
- a CDS encoding chemotaxis protein has translation MEHKGILLESGTNELEIVEFEVANNKFGINVIKVKEIIQPIPVTFIPHAHPHVEGIIQLRGEVLPVVDMLRVLGIQGIERNPQQKYIVAEFNKQRVVFHVDNVTQIHRISWNQIEKPSDMYQGGTSQVIGVIKQNEQMILLLDFERIMVDINPESGISVESVKKLGKRERSEKRILIAEDSPLLRKLLFDTMNEAGYNNVEFFENGRDAYEYLEGIVKNGGDIGEHIQLVVTDIEMPQMDGHHLTRKIKEHPDLQKLPVIIFSSLITDDLRHKGDQVGAEDQISKPEIAELILRIDQLIL, from the coding sequence TTGGAACATAAAGGTATATTATTAGAAAGTGGCACAAATGAGCTGGAAATCGTTGAATTTGAAGTGGCAAATAATAAATTCGGCATCAATGTTATTAAAGTAAAAGAAATTATTCAACCGATACCAGTGACATTTATTCCACACGCGCACCCGCATGTAGAAGGAATTATTCAATTACGAGGTGAGGTATTGCCAGTTGTGGATATGCTGCGAGTATTAGGTATTCAAGGCATAGAACGTAATCCACAGCAAAAATACATTGTTGCAGAATTTAATAAACAACGTGTCGTTTTCCATGTAGATAATGTAACACAAATTCATCGTATTTCTTGGAATCAGATTGAGAAACCTTCTGATATGTATCAAGGAGGAACATCACAGGTAATCGGCGTTATTAAGCAAAATGAGCAGATGATCTTACTGTTGGATTTTGAAAGAATTATGGTGGATATTAATCCTGAATCAGGTATTAGTGTGGAATCTGTGAAGAAGCTTGGGAAACGTGAGCGTAGTGAAAAGCGAATTTTAATTGCAGAAGATTCACCATTATTACGCAAATTATTATTCGATACAATGAATGAGGCAGGCTATAACAACGTTGAATTCTTTGAAAATGGCCGCGATGCATATGAATATTTAGAAGGAATTGTTAAAAATGGCGGTGATATAGGAGAACATATTCAATTAGTTGTAACGGATATTGAAATGCCGCAAATGGATGGTCATCATCTAACGCGAAAAATTAAAGAGCATCCTGATTTACAAAAACTACCTGTTATTATTTTCTCAAGTTTAATTACGGATGATCTTCGTCATAAGGGTGATCAAGTAGGAGCAGAGGATCAAATTAGTAAGCCAGAAATTGCAGAGCTTATTTTACGTATAGATCAGCTTATTCTGTAA
- a CDS encoding Ppx/GppA family phosphatase: MNELKTAIIDIGSNTIRLVLYQYNYEEGLQELGNIKTVARLRTYLQPSGEMSEDGIQVLSETLLTFKAMLEEFEIADVKAAATAAIRQATNRDQIIAQMKEQTGIQIELLSEEEEAYFGYIAVAYSMGTKSAVTIDIGGGSTEITLFENKELQQSHSFPFGTVSLKQRFVKGDIINSSEKKELISFVKEQFQTLPWIQNVGLPIIAIGGSARNIAQIHQQKHDYPIASVHGYDMAKEDLDDLSSFLGQLSFQELNQLDGLSSDRADIIVPALEVFRVLMEVVDSPSFQLTKKGLREGLIIQRILQTDANAFDKYNVFEGNVRRLARQYGRTEMEVDFLMHLADQLYRECCHLGYLQYNAEDLQLLVKAAKVFNIGEYIELSSSSQHTFYLIANQAIDGLNHQERVILALLASYKNKDYFQRFATPFAEWMSQEEYRKIRSFGGLLKFVYALNVSKRNVVHAIEMQTEEDYAQLNIYIKNNAAAEKYQANRHKKHLERALKIPLKINFIEEGWNNI; encoded by the coding sequence TTGAATGAACTAAAAACAGCCATTATTGATATCGGCTCAAACACCATTCGACTAGTATTATATCAGTACAATTATGAAGAGGGACTTCAGGAGCTAGGAAATATTAAAACAGTAGCTCGCTTACGTACATATTTGCAACCCTCAGGCGAGATGTCGGAAGATGGCATTCAAGTGTTATCGGAAACCTTATTAACATTTAAAGCAATGCTTGAGGAATTTGAAATAGCAGATGTTAAAGCGGCTGCAACTGCTGCGATTCGTCAAGCTACAAATCGCGATCAAATTATTGCCCAAATGAAGGAGCAAACAGGTATTCAAATAGAGCTTTTATCCGAAGAGGAGGAGGCTTATTTTGGCTATATTGCGGTTGCCTATTCAATGGGGACAAAATCTGCTGTCACAATTGATATTGGTGGTGGTAGTACCGAAATTACACTGTTTGAAAATAAAGAGCTTCAACAATCTCATAGTTTTCCATTTGGGACTGTGTCACTAAAACAGCGCTTTGTAAAGGGCGATATTATTAATAGCAGTGAAAAAAAGGAATTAATTTCCTTCGTAAAAGAGCAGTTTCAAACACTTCCGTGGATACAGAATGTTGGTTTACCGATTATCGCGATTGGCGGAAGTGCACGGAATATTGCACAAATCCATCAGCAAAAGCATGATTATCCTATCGCAAGTGTTCATGGCTACGATATGGCAAAGGAAGATTTAGATGACTTAAGTTCATTTTTAGGGCAATTAAGCTTCCAGGAGTTAAATCAGCTTGATGGGCTTTCATCTGACCGTGCAGATATTATTGTACCTGCATTAGAAGTATTTAGAGTGTTGATGGAGGTTGTTGATAGTCCATCATTCCAGCTCACTAAAAAAGGCTTGCGAGAGGGATTGATTATTCAACGCATTTTACAAACAGATGCAAACGCTTTTGATAAATATAATGTGTTTGAAGGCAATGTCAGAAGATTAGCACGTCAGTATGGTCGTACAGAAATGGAAGTTGATTTTTTAATGCATTTAGCAGACCAGCTGTATCGAGAATGTTGTCATTTAGGATATTTACAATATAATGCAGAAGATTTGCAGTTATTAGTGAAAGCAGCGAAGGTATTTAATATAGGTGAGTATATTGAATTAAGCTCTTCAAGTCAGCATACATTTTATTTGATTGCCAATCAAGCTATTGATGGATTAAACCATCAAGAAAGAGTGATACTGGCACTGCTAGCTTCCTACAAAAATAAAGATTATTTCCAGCGATTTGCGACTCCATTTGCAGAATGGATGAGTCAGGAGGAATATCGTAAAATACGAAGTTTTGGAGGGCTATTAAAGTTTGTCTATGCTTTAAATGTTTCAAAGCGAAATGTTGTCCATGCGATTGAAATGCAAACAGAGGAAGATTATGCGCAGCTCAATATTTATATAAAAAATAATGCAGCTGCTGAAAAATACCAAGCAAATCGACATAAAAAACATTTAGAACGAGCATTAAAAATCCCATTAAAAATCAATTTTATTGAAGAAGGGTGGAATAACATATGA
- a CDS encoding RNA degradosome polyphosphate kinase → MTTEVTSNELHEEEFSERSKLLEEIAKPQYYNNRELSWLAFNERVLEEAEDEANPLLERLKFLAIFSSNLDEFFMVRVAGLQDQVRAGFHKPENKSGLTPKEQLAKIAERTQALVRRQTEVYRHLIYDLLPQHNVHIADMKDLNSEQKAYINEMFTETIFPVLTPVAVDAYRPFPILLGKTLNLLVLLEQDEEDLESRERVAIVQVPSVLDRYIKVPSEEGKTVVVLLEDVIVAHIEKLFYGYSVKSAQAFRLTRNADLTIHEEGARDLLVEIEKELKKRKWGVGSRLEVRVGEMNDEVLQYLLEEFEIEETDVFHIDGPLDLTFMFSFVKGISVGREHLEYESFFPQPPLDLQSDENIFEKALQQDIFFHHPYESFAPIVDFISEAAVNPDVLAIKQTLYRVSGNSPIIQALKLAAENGKQVTVLVELKARFDEENNVHWAKQLEQAGCLVIYGMNNLKTHSKITLVVSRQHGKIERFVHLGTGNYNDATAKIYTDMGIITTDKEFGVDATNFFNYLSGYTEKPTFNHLVVAPFDIRDEFIRLMDEEIACHKKYGNGFIRAKMNSLTDKDLMMKLYEASIAGVKVELIIRGTCCLRPGIPGISENITVTSIVGRFLEHSRIYWFHHNGENKIYLSSADMMTRNMVKRVEILFPVYANDIKTRIIDIMNTQLRDTAKARIQDSNGKYHYKEFNRGEDPINSQEIFLQEALKPTLDEE, encoded by the coding sequence ATGACAACTGAAGTAACAAGTAATGAATTGCATGAGGAAGAGTTTTCAGAGCGTAGTAAATTGTTGGAGGAAATTGCAAAGCCACAGTATTATAATAATCGTGAATTAAGCTGGCTTGCTTTTAATGAGCGTGTATTAGAGGAGGCAGAGGATGAAGCTAATCCTCTGCTAGAGCGTTTAAAGTTTTTAGCTATTTTTAGCTCAAATTTAGATGAATTTTTTATGGTGCGTGTGGCAGGGCTACAGGATCAGGTACGTGCTGGCTTCCATAAGCCAGAAAATAAATCTGGTTTAACACCAAAGGAGCAATTAGCAAAGATTGCAGAGCGCACACAGGCTTTAGTACGCCGACAAACGGAAGTGTATCGACATTTAATCTATGACTTACTACCACAACATAATGTACATATTGCAGATATGAAAGATTTGAATAGTGAACAAAAAGCATATATTAATGAAATGTTTACAGAAACTATTTTCCCAGTTTTAACGCCTGTCGCAGTAGATGCTTATCGTCCATTTCCAATATTGCTTGGGAAAACATTGAATTTACTTGTATTGCTAGAGCAGGATGAGGAAGACCTTGAAAGTCGTGAGAGAGTGGCGATTGTACAAGTGCCATCCGTATTAGATCGATATATTAAAGTGCCGTCTGAGGAAGGAAAAACAGTCGTTGTTTTATTAGAAGATGTTATTGTTGCACATATTGAAAAGTTGTTTTATGGGTATAGTGTGAAATCTGCTCAGGCTTTTCGATTAACAAGAAATGCAGATTTAACTATTCATGAAGAGGGAGCTAGAGACCTTTTAGTTGAAATTGAAAAAGAGCTGAAAAAGCGTAAATGGGGTGTAGGCAGTCGTCTGGAAGTTCGTGTAGGGGAAATGAATGACGAAGTGCTTCAATATTTGTTAGAAGAGTTTGAAATTGAAGAAACAGATGTTTTCCATATTGATGGACCGTTAGATTTAACATTTATGTTCTCCTTTGTTAAAGGCATATCAGTAGGTCGTGAGCATTTAGAGTATGAAAGCTTTTTCCCACAGCCACCTTTAGATTTACAGTCAGATGAAAATATATTTGAAAAAGCTTTACAGCAAGATATATTTTTCCATCATCCATACGAATCATTTGCACCGATAGTTGATTTTATTTCAGAGGCAGCTGTCAATCCAGATGTGCTTGCCATTAAACAAACATTATATCGAGTGAGCGGCAATTCGCCGATTATTCAAGCATTAAAGCTTGCTGCTGAAAATGGCAAGCAAGTAACAGTATTAGTGGAGCTAAAAGCACGTTTTGATGAAGAAAATAATGTGCATTGGGCTAAACAATTAGAGCAAGCAGGCTGTCTCGTCATTTATGGTATGAATAATTTAAAAACACATTCGAAAATAACGCTTGTCGTTAGTCGTCAGCATGGCAAAATTGAGCGCTTTGTGCATCTAGGAACAGGAAATTATAATGATGCCACTGCAAAAATTTATACGGATATGGGCATCATAACGACAGATAAAGAATTCGGTGTTGATGCGACAAACTTCTTTAACTACTTAAGTGGCTATACAGAAAAACCTACATTTAATCATTTAGTCGTGGCTCCTTTTGATATTCGTGATGAATTTATACGATTAATGGATGAGGAAATTGCTTGTCATAAAAAATATGGTAATGGCTTTATTCGTGCAAAAATGAATTCACTAACAGATAAAGATTTAATGATGAAGCTATATGAGGCATCCATTGCAGGTGTGAAGGTAGAGCTTATTATAAGAGGTACTTGCTGCTTAAGACCGGGTATTCCTGGCATTAGTGAAAATATTACAGTAACAAGTATTGTTGGTCGTTTCCTTGAACATTCCCGTATCTATTGGTTCCATCATAATGGAGAAAATAAAATTTACTTATCTTCAGCAGATATGATGACACGTAATATGGTTAAACGTGTAGAAATTTTATTCCCTGTATATGCAAATGATATAAAAACTCGTATCATTGATATTATGAATACACAATTACGAGATACGGCAAAAGCACGTATTCAAGACTCTAATGGTAAATATCATTATAAAGAGTTTAATCGTGGGGAAGACCCAATCAATAGTCAGGAGATTTTCTTACAGGAAGCATTAAAGCCTACGTTAGATGAAGAATAG
- a CDS encoding putative bifunctional diguanylate cyclase/phosphodiesterase, producing the protein MKNYRESVAPFADYQQLMQLNPFDAIVCLRKVDMNVFEVVEFNDKLPLFMELQDVTATAAEHFFTRKCWLQLLKILNEDLNQQPILQLGTDLQEKKFAIHVQPFAISMIAIIFREVQYHVQPYLQFVEQYIDPVLTTDLQGRIIHQNVAATSLLSGEQHNLIGQDIFSLLERKYINEFKPLFAKTITGSTLGMPECLFKEQLLSQRPFYLRTHPAYFNGEVIGVHLFIKDASSYIINDREIFYHLALTDELTGIWNRKALKEHWLQHLQDKAQKQKQAALILVDIDRFKKFNESLGESQGDELMRMFCHRLQELCYAQCLLYRYNSDEFIFVLKDVSIQKIECTANAILEALKQPFLIDGQEYFISVSIGIALSPADGKDLETLIRKADKALFAVKEHGRSHYRYYREDMTAIFPNEALMEAHLRRAIEFNELSLHLQPQMDLSSNSINSFEALLRWNNRKFGFVSPAQFIPIAEASGLIIDIGDWIIDEVCRYQREWQMKGYRPVRIAVNISPKQFKKENFARKIKATLQKYNVAPELLEVEITESSMTNVHETFSILTELKQLGVYVSVDDFGTGYSSLSYLKRYPIDIIKIDQSFIADIAKDDKNEAIIKAIISMSHNLGLEVVAEGIEELTQVDFLKRHHCQKGQGYLYNKPLPVEAIEQQYFVS; encoded by the coding sequence ATGAAAAACTATAGAGAGAGTGTAGCGCCATTTGCAGATTATCAACAACTTATGCAGCTTAATCCATTCGATGCTATTGTATGTTTAAGGAAAGTTGATATGAACGTATTTGAGGTCGTTGAATTTAATGATAAGCTACCATTATTTATGGAGCTGCAAGACGTTACAGCAACGGCTGCAGAGCATTTCTTTACAAGGAAATGCTGGCTACAATTGTTAAAAATTTTAAATGAAGACCTCAATCAACAACCTATTCTGCAATTAGGTACTGATCTTCAAGAGAAAAAATTTGCGATTCATGTACAGCCATTTGCTATATCGATGATTGCGATTATTTTTCGTGAAGTACAATATCATGTACAACCATATTTACAATTTGTGGAACAATATATTGATCCAGTGCTAACAACAGACTTACAAGGCCGAATTATTCATCAAAATGTTGCAGCTACCTCTCTCTTATCAGGAGAGCAGCACAACCTAATAGGGCAAGATATTTTTTCATTATTAGAAAGAAAATATATCAATGAATTTAAGCCATTATTTGCTAAAACAATTACAGGCTCAACACTTGGCATGCCTGAATGTTTATTTAAAGAACAATTACTAAGTCAGAGGCCCTTCTATTTAAGAACGCATCCTGCATACTTTAATGGTGAGGTAATTGGTGTCCATTTATTTATAAAAGATGCTAGCTCGTATATCATCAATGACCGTGAAATATTTTACCATTTAGCACTAACGGATGAACTAACAGGTATTTGGAATCGGAAAGCCCTTAAGGAACATTGGCTGCAGCATTTGCAGGATAAAGCACAGAAGCAAAAGCAAGCGGCGCTTATTTTAGTGGATATTGATCGCTTTAAAAAATTTAATGAATCCCTTGGCGAAAGTCAAGGTGATGAGCTAATGCGGATGTTTTGTCACAGGCTACAGGAGCTTTGCTATGCACAATGCTTACTCTATCGCTATAATAGTGACGAGTTTATTTTTGTGCTAAAGGATGTAAGTATTCAAAAAATTGAGTGTACAGCTAATGCTATTTTAGAGGCTTTAAAGCAGCCATTTTTGATAGATGGGCAGGAATATTTTATTAGCGTGTCAATTGGTATTGCACTTAGCCCAGCAGATGGTAAAGATTTAGAAACATTGATACGAAAAGCAGATAAAGCTTTATTTGCGGTGAAAGAGCATGGACGTTCACATTATCGCTATTACCGTGAAGATATGACTGCTATTTTTCCAAATGAAGCTTTGATGGAGGCACATTTACGACGTGCCATTGAATTTAATGAATTAAGCTTGCATTTACAGCCACAAATGGATTTATCAAGCAATAGTATTAATAGCTTTGAGGCATTGCTGCGATGGAATAATCGCAAGTTTGGCTTTGTATCACCTGCACAGTTTATTCCTATAGCAGAAGCATCAGGTTTAATTATTGATATTGGTGATTGGATTATTGATGAGGTTTGTCGCTATCAACGAGAGTGGCAAATGAAGGGCTACCGTCCTGTACGTATCGCTGTAAATATTTCACCAAAACAGTTTAAAAAAGAAAACTTTGCACGAAAAATTAAAGCAACGCTACAGAAATATAATGTAGCACCTGAATTATTAGAGGTAGAAATTACAGAAAGCTCTATGACAAATGTACATGAAACATTTTCTATTTTAACAGAGCTTAAACAGCTTGGGGTATATGTATCAGTGGATGATTTTGGAACAGGCTATTCCTCATTAAGCTATTTAAAGCGTTATCCAATCGATATTATTAAAATTGACCAATCCTTTATTGCGGATATTGCAAAAGATGATAAAAATGAGGCGATTATTAAAGCCATTATTTCCATGTCCCATAATTTAGGTTTAGAGGTTGTTGCTGAAGGAATCGAGGAGCTAACACAAGTCGACTTTTTGAAGCGCCACCATTGTCAAAAGGGACAAGGCTATTTATATAATAAGCCTTTACCAGTTGAAGCCATTGAACAACAATATTTTGTAAGCTAA
- a CDS encoding TetR/AcrR family transcriptional regulator — protein sequence MTALTNRQKKALATREKLLKTSLDLFNKYGFEHVSIEQITKACNVSKGTFYTHFPSKYDVILEKFVELDSFYSTVEKNIDRALPASQKILLLYQAQMNYLTNDVGKDLLRTIYTAAMTNQVEPDHYLINPQRKIFQLINAYIEEGVQQEEFRQDLPTARIQAIIQRCMRANVYDWLIHNDDFDLATEMAQFTTVVLNGLKNNK from the coding sequence ATGACAGCACTCACAAATAGACAAAAAAAAGCCTTAGCAACACGTGAAAAATTATTAAAAACATCGTTAGATTTATTTAATAAATACGGATTTGAGCATGTTTCAATTGAACAGATTACAAAAGCCTGTAATGTGTCAAAGGGCACATTCTACACGCATTTCCCATCGAAGTATGATGTTATTTTAGAAAAGTTTGTAGAACTCGATAGTTTTTATAGCACTGTAGAAAAAAATATTGATCGCGCATTACCAGCAAGTCAAAAAATTTTATTACTGTATCAAGCACAAATGAATTATTTAACAAATGATGTGGGAAAAGATTTATTACGTACAATTTATACGGCTGCAATGACAAACCAAGTCGAACCAGATCACTATTTAATCAATCCACAACGAAAGATTTTTCAACTAATCAATGCATATATTGAGGAGGGAGTTCAGCAAGAAGAATTTAGACAGGATTTACCTACTGCTCGTATACAAGCGATTATTCAGCGTTGTATGCGCGCCAATGTGTATGATTGGTTAATTCATAATGATGACTTTGATCTTGCTACGGAAATGGCACAGTTTACAACGGTGGTATTAAATGGTCTTAAAAATAATAAATAA
- a CDS encoding NAD(P)-dependent oxidoreductase: MTEKLGFIGLGNMGLPMTINLLKAGYKVYGFDTNAKALAQFVEAGGIGLETSKDVAEQCDVIMTSLPTPKVVELVYQSEQGILRYAKKGALLIDFSTVNPELNDVLHKEAKVLGLRYLGAPVSGGVIGAVNATLTIMVGGDTEDYESASTILKVMGQNIYHLGTSSSVGTRIKLLNNLMIGFYTEAVAETIVLGEKMGIHADTLYEVLSNSYGQSRIYERNYAEYMKNDNYEPGFSTNLLLKDLKLAKEMADKAGVSLRIGEKLVDLYSEIAEQGYGENDMSAAYLSLKNNNQIKQV, encoded by the coding sequence ATGACAGAAAAGTTAGGCTTTATCGGTTTAGGCAATATGGGATTACCGATGACGATTAATTTATTAAAAGCGGGCTATAAAGTGTATGGCTTTGATACAAATGCAAAGGCATTGGCACAATTCGTAGAGGCAGGGGGCATTGGGCTTGAAACCTCAAAGGATGTTGCGGAGCAATGTGATGTTATTATGACCAGCTTGCCAACTCCTAAAGTTGTCGAATTGGTATATCAATCAGAGCAAGGTATTTTACGATATGCAAAAAAGGGTGCTTTACTGATTGATTTTAGTACCGTTAACCCTGAATTGAATGATGTCTTACATAAAGAGGCTAAAGTATTAGGCTTGCGCTATTTAGGAGCGCCTGTAAGTGGAGGCGTTATTGGAGCTGTTAATGCAACGTTAACAATTATGGTCGGTGGCGATACGGAAGATTATGAAAGCGCTTCAACAATTCTAAAAGTAATGGGACAAAATATCTATCATTTAGGCACATCATCGAGTGTAGGAACTCGCATTAAATTACTTAATAATCTAATGATTGGTTTTTATACAGAGGCTGTCGCTGAAACAATTGTTCTTGGTGAAAAAATGGGTATTCATGCTGACACATTGTATGAAGTTTTAAGTAATAGTTATGGTCAAAGCCGTATCTATGAACGGAATTATGCAGAATATATGAAAAATGATAATTACGAACCAGGTTTTTCTACAAACTTATTATTAAAGGATTTAAAGCTAGCGAAGGAAATGGCTGATAAAGCAGGTGTATCTTTGCGAATTGGTGAAAAGTTAGTAGACCTTTACAGTGAAATTGCGGAGCAAGGGTATGGAGAAAATGATATGTCTGCGGCTTATTTAAGTCTAAAAAATAATAATCAAATAAAACAAGTGTAA
- a CDS encoding CoA-acylating methylmalonate-semialdehyde dehydrogenase: MTTAQEVKTLTHFIGGQLVEGTSGRFGSVFNPSTGDVIAKVPLATAQETRDAIEKAQAAFPQWRDTSVAKRANILLKFRNLVTENMDELLQIICTESGKTVEDAKGEITRGLESVDLAIGAPHLVKGEYSVNVGGQINAYSAKYPLGVVAAISPFNFPIMVPLAQTSMAVAVGNAVVLKASERVPMTALYISELWKKAGLPDGIWTVVNGDKDAVNELLENPTVQAVSFVGSTPVAKYIYETASKYGKRVTAFGGGKNNMVVMPDADLEQVANAFIGAAYGAASQRCMAISTIMPVGKDTADRLVEILKEKISSLKVGPYTNADSDFGPVISQQSKEVTIAAINRGEAEGASIVCDGRELDIVKESKGFYVGPTLLDNVKPGMEIYEQEVFGPARNVVRVDSLEEAIQLINEHELGNGVTIYTNDGLAARKFTTEIDVGMVGVNVPIPIPVGYHNFAGFKDSRFGEGHMFGPDQARFFTKTKTISERWIASNASTTSTFAFPSNND, from the coding sequence ATGACAACAGCACAAGAAGTGAAAACATTAACACATTTTATTGGTGGACAGCTAGTAGAAGGAACAAGTGGACGTTTTGGTTCAGTATTCAACCCAAGCACAGGAGATGTGATTGCTAAAGTTCCTTTGGCAACAGCACAAGAAACGCGTGACGCTATTGAAAAAGCACAAGCCGCATTCCCACAATGGCGCGATACATCAGTAGCAAAGCGCGCTAATATTTTGTTAAAATTCCGTAACTTAGTAACTGAAAATATGGATGAATTACTGCAAATTATTTGTACAGAAAGTGGTAAAACGGTTGAGGATGCTAAAGGTGAAATTACACGAGGGCTTGAGTCCGTTGATTTAGCTATTGGTGCACCACATTTAGTAAAGGGAGAATACTCAGTAAATGTTGGAGGTCAAATTAACGCTTATTCAGCTAAATATCCATTAGGCGTAGTAGCAGCTATTTCTCCATTTAACTTCCCAATTATGGTCCCTCTTGCACAAACAAGTATGGCAGTTGCTGTAGGGAATGCTGTTGTGTTGAAAGCTTCTGAGCGTGTACCAATGACAGCTCTTTATATTAGTGAATTATGGAAGAAAGCAGGCTTACCAGATGGTATTTGGACAGTTGTAAATGGTGATAAAGATGCTGTAAATGAGCTGTTAGAAAACCCAACTGTGCAAGCGGTTTCATTTGTAGGATCAACACCAGTTGCTAAATATATTTATGAAACAGCTTCTAAATATGGCAAGCGTGTAACGGCATTTGGTGGAGGAAAAAACAATATGGTTGTTATGCCAGATGCAGATTTAGAGCAGGTAGCGAATGCCTTTATTGGTGCAGCATATGGTGCAGCGTCTCAACGCTGTATGGCCATCTCAACAATTATGCCTGTTGGAAAGGACACAGCAGATCGCTTAGTAGAGATTTTGAAAGAGAAAATTTCAAGTTTAAAGGTAGGTCCATATACAAATGCTGATTCAGATTTCGGTCCTGTTATTTCACAGCAATCGAAAGAGGTGACGATAGCAGCTATCAATCGTGGAGAGGCTGAGGGAGCATCCATTGTCTGTGATGGGCGTGAATTGGATATTGTGAAAGAATCTAAAGGCTTCTATGTAGGTCCTACATTATTAGATAATGTCAAGCCAGGTATGGAGATTTATGAGCAAGAAGTATTTGGTCCTGCTCGTAATGTTGTACGCGTAGATTCATTGGAAGAAGCGATTCAGTTAATCAATGAACATGAATTAGGGAATGGTGTGACGATCTATACAAATGATGGATTAGCTGCTCGCAAATTTACAACAGAAATTGATGTAGGGATGGTAGGTGTTAATGTACCGATTCCAATTCCAGTGGGCTACCATAATTTTGCTGGCTTTAAAGATTCTCGTTTTGGTGAGGGGCATATGTTTGGACCAGATCAAGCGCGATTCTTTACAAAAACAAAGACAATTTCAGAGCGTTGGATAGCAAGCAATGCATCCACAACATCAACATTTGCATTTCCAAGTAATAATGACTAA
- a CDS encoding 3-hydroxybutyrate dehydrogenase encodes MKGKTVFITGAARGIGLSIAQIFAEQGANVVITDKDDQLLKEVVAQNPTLTAYLCDVTEEDAIREAIDCTIEKFATLDILINNAGFQHISPIEDFKTEIFKTMQQVMVVAPFIAMKYALPHMKKNQYGRIINMASINGIIGFAGKAGYNAAKHGVIGLTKVAALETANDGITVNAICPGYVDTDLVRNQFRDLAKTRGIQIEEVLEQVLYPLVPQKRLLDISEVTGLALYLASDGAKGLTGQAIILDGGYTAQ; translated from the coding sequence ATGAAAGGAAAAACGGTTTTCATTACAGGAGCAGCTCGTGGTATTGGTCTTTCAATAGCACAAATATTTGCTGAACAGGGTGCGAATGTAGTCATTACAGATAAAGATGATCAGCTTTTAAAAGAGGTGGTTGCACAAAATCCTACTTTAACAGCCTATTTATGCGATGTAACAGAAGAAGATGCTATACGTGAGGCGATTGATTGTACAATTGAAAAATTTGCAACCTTAGATATTTTAATTAACAATGCAGGCTTTCAACATATTTCTCCTATTGAGGATTTTAAGACAGAGATTTTTAAGACAATGCAACAAGTAATGGTCGTTGCACCATTTATCGCTATGAAATACGCGTTACCTCATATGAAAAAGAACCAATACGGTCGTATTATTAATATGGCATCCATCAATGGCATTATAGGATTTGCTGGTAAGGCTGGCTACAATGCAGCGAAGCATGGTGTTATTGGCTTAACTAAGGTAGCTGCACTTGAAACGGCAAATGATGGAATCACTGTGAATGCTATTTGTCCAGGGTATGTTGATACGGATTTAGTTCGTAATCAGTTTAGAGATTTAGCTAAAACAAGAGGGATTCAAATAGAGGAAGTGCTTGAACAGGTATTATATCCTCTTGTACCGCAAAAACGATTGCTTGATATTTCTGAAGTCACAGGGCTTGCCTTATATTTAGCAAGCGATGGAGCGAAGGGGTTAACAGGGCAGGCTATTATTTTAGATGGTGGCTATACAGCTCAATAG